Genomic segment of Glutamicibacter sp. JL.03c:
GGTTGGCGGACTGAACGCGGCGGCGGCCAAGAAGAAGGCCAAGGCCGGAGATGGTTCAGAGGTGATGCAACGGCAACCGGACAAGGAAGTGCGAGCATTCCCTGCCCAGTTCGACGGGGAATTCTCGCCTGAGGATGTAGAAGCCTCGCAGCTGAGCCACGGCGATCTGGTGGTGGCCTCCTTCAGCCAGGACCCCTACGGCGATTTTGTGATCACCGGCGTGGTGACCGAAGCCGAAAACGACCGCTGCTACCTGATGGTAGGCCCATGGATCTTGCAGACGGCACAGGGCAATGCCCAGCGCCTGCTCAAGATCCAGCTCGTTGCCGGCAACGGGACCCACCTCGCACCGGTGCCAACCCGCCGCGGCCTGGTAGAAGTCGACGGCCTGGCCTAGCGGCTAGTGGTCCTCAAGGCCTCACCCAAGATCCGGCCTGCCTCGTCGAATGCGCCGGGATTCGGACCGGAGTAGTTCAGCCGCAGGTATTGGCCGGATTCCTCGGCGGGGAACCAGCTGGCACCCGGCGCGATCGCCAAGCGGCGCGCCTCGCACTCCTTCTCCAAACGGCGAAGATCAGTCCCATCGGGAAGCTGAACCCACAGGTTCAAACCTCCCTGCGGGATTTGTTGCAGGTGGGCTTCGGGGACATGGCGGGTCAGGGCATCAATGAGCAGATCACGGCGGCTTTCTAGCTGTTGGCGTAGCGATCTCAGGTGGGTTCGCCAGCCGGGCTGGCTGACCACATCCAGGGCCACTGCCTGCAGCGGACCGCTGACATACATCGATTGCGCCTGATGATCCGCCAAGACCCGTTCGCGCGCCGGTCCGCGGGCGATCAGCCCGGCGACACGCACCGCAGGGGAAACGCTTTTGGTCAGCGAACGCAGGTACAGAACGTGGCCGTTATCCTCTCGTGCCGCGAGCGGAGATGAGTCGGCATTGATCCCGAAGTCCTTGGCCCAGTCATCTTCGATAAGGAATGCGCCCCGTTTCTTGATGATTTCAAGCACCCGCTCTGATACGTCCGGACTCCACTGAACCCCGGTGGGATTGGCGAAATTAGGATGCGCATAGAACGCCCTTGCGCCGGTGCGTTCAAAGGCAAGATCCAGCTCGTGGGTATCAGGTCCGCAGGGTCCTGCCGGAATGGGAATCAGGCTCACGCCGACTTGAGCCGCGGCGAGAATGGCTCCCCAATAGGTCGGCGATTCGATGAGCATCGGCTGCCCTTCGCCAACCAGAGCTCTGAAGACTGATCCAAGTCCGCTTTGGCTGCCGGGCAGGACAATGACGTCCCTCGCACTTGGCGGGCTGAGGCCCGGCAGCGTTTGTTCTGCGAGCTCTTGGGCAAACCATGACTGGAGTTCTGGCAGTCCCGCCGGTTCTGTCCTTTGGAGCACGGATTCGCTGCGTGCGACCCGGCTGAAAGCGGCCTTGACCAATCTTTCGGGCAGCAGCTCGCGGTCCGGATATCCCGAATGGAGCGCAATAAAGTCGTTGGGCAGCGTGCGCTGGCTGGCGTGAACCGGCGGGAGCTTTTGCCGGGGAATACCCAACGCGGCAGTTTGCCATCCGTAGTCGTACGGCCGGGCGATCGGCGCGGCGCGGACAAAAGTTCCAATGCCGGGACGTGACTCGATAAGACCTTGCGCGATGAGTGTCCGCAGGGCTTTTTGCACGGTCACCGGACTGAGCGAATGTTGCGCAACCAGTTGTCGGGTTGACGGCAGCTGGGTCCCCGCAGGCGCTTGCGTGATCCAGTCCCGCAGTATCAATACCAGGTTTTCACTGCTACTGTTAATCATGAAGCATCATAGTACCGCTACTCTAACTACGTGCCAACCGCTACTGAACACCCCAGCCGGGTTGCTCTGGGGTTCGCTCGGGGTTCTCGCCTTTTCGTTCACGGTTCCCATGACCCGCATTGCCGTGGCGAATGAGGGCATGGATCCGATATTCGTCGGCGCCGGAAGGGCGGTCATCGCCGCCATCCTTGCCGCGATCGCGCTTTGGACTACGAAACAAGAACGCCCGAATGCCTCTCAATGGCTGCGCCTGTCGGTGGTTGCCTTCGGAGTGGTGCTTGGCTTTCCGCTGCTGACTTCATTTGCCATGGCCAGCGTGCCAGCGAACCACGGAGCCGTGGTCATCGCCATCCTTCCCGCAGCTACAGCGGTGGCCGCGGTAATTCGCACGAAGGAACGTACCAAGGCATCTTTCTGGTATGCAGCAGCTATCGGGGCGCTGGCGGCCGTAGTCTTCGCAGTGATCAGTGGCGGGGGACTGGCAGGACTCCAACCCGCGGATCTTCTGCTCCTGGCAGCGGTGGTCGTGTGCGGCATCGGTTATGCCGAAGGAGGACTGCTCGCCCGTGAACTAGGTGCATGGCAGACGATTTCCTGGGCCTTGGTCCTTGCTTCGCCGCTGATGCTGGTCTTGAGTTTGACGAGCCTCCATCACCAAGCTCCTGCCAGCGGACCAGCGGGATGGGGTGCCTTCGCCTTTTTGGGTTTCATCAGCATGTTCTTGGGTTTTGTCGCCTGGTACCGCGGATTGGCCATCGGACCGATGTCGCAGGTCAGCCAGGTGCAACTGGTGCAGCCCGTGCTGACAATCCTTTGGGCCGCCTTGCTGCTGGGCGAAAACATCGGCTGGAGCACAATCGCCGGAGGCACTGTGGTCATCTGTTGCGCTTTGCTAGCTATCCGTTCCCGGGCCACCACTGCCACCACTGATGCGTCCGGCACCATCGCTGCTTCAGCAAAGTAGACATCTGCATCTGACACGATAGGAACATCTGACCTAGAGAGAGGTACCCGTGAACACTTTTACCGGTTTGAGCGCATTTCCGCTCACTCCTCTACATGATGACGAAGTGGATGAGTCTTCGTTTATCGCCATCGTCCAGCGGCTTTGCGCTGCAGGGGTCGATTCGATCACCGCCCTTGGTTCAACTGGCTCTTATATGTATCTGAGCCGAGAAGAACGAGCACGAGTTGCAGAACTGGCGGTAGAACATTCGACTAATATCCCAGTGATCATCGGCGTGGGCGCAATGCGCTCCTCGCAGATGCTGATGAATATCGACGATGCCAAGGCCGCAGGAGCCCAAGGCGTCTTGCTTGCTCCTGTGGGGTATCAGAAGATGAGCGATTCTGAAGTTCTCGACTTGTATCGGGCTGCGACTGACCACAGCGACTTGCCAGTGATCGTCTACGACAATCCGGGGACAACGCACTTTACTTTCAGCAATGATCTATATGCACGAATTGCCGCGCTGCCGGGAATCGCGTCAATCAAGGTTCCAGGAGTGCCTGATGATCCCGAGAAGGCCAAAGACCACATTGCGGCGATTCGCGACGTCTTGCCCGCACACGTCACCATTGGTGTTTCCGGTGATGCCTTCGGCGCCTCGGGGCTGATTGCCGGATGCGACGCCTGGTACACCGCGGTCGGCGGGACCCTTCCACAACCCATGTTGGCGATTACCCGTGCAGCTCAATCGGGTGATCACCCGAGAGCTCTGGCTGCATCCCGTGATCTTCAGCCGTTGTGGTCGCTATTCACTGACTTCGGCGGAAGCCTGAGGGTCAGCGCGGCGATTGCAGAGCACTTCGGTTTGGCGCAATTCGACTGCTTGCCCAAGCCTATTCGAGGCCTGGATGATACCCAACGCCGGAAGCTGATCAAGGTTCTGCTGGACCTGGGATTGGATGAGACGGTCTCCGGGTAGGGACACAATCCGTTCGTTGAGGCGATGTTGTCCTGGCGCAGTTTTCCGTGACTGGCAACTATTAGGGGAGCGCCGCCTATGGTGGGAAGGCAGATTCGCTCGTAGCATGAGAACGGATGAAAGAGACATCAATCCGAGGCGCAAGGAGTCGGGCATGGGGCGAATCAGCAGGTTTGATCATATCGGTATTACCGTGGCGAATCTTGACGAGGTCACCAGATTCTTCGTCGCATTGGGCCTGAGCGTCGATGGGCGAGCCGATGGCCTGGAAGGCGAATTCCTGGAAACCGTTTGCGGCATCCCGGACTCCCGCACGAACATCGTGATGTTGAAGGCCCCGGATAGCGACGTGGGAATCGAGCTTTCCAGTTTTGAAAAGCCCGCGCATGGACCCGGGCAGCCCGAGGCCATGGCCAACGAACTGGGATTGCGATCCCTGGCCTTCGAAGTGGACGACCTGCGGGCTGCAGTGGCCGATCTGGAAAGTCAAGGTTATGGACTGATCGGCGGGATTGGCGAACACGAAGAGGTCTGGGCCATGGCTTATGTCCGTGGCCCTGAAGGGCTAATCGTCGCACTGGCACAGCGCCTGTGAAAAGTGGTTAAAGAGCATCGGCGTCCGATGTCATTCACGAGACATCGGACGCCAACAATTAGCTAGGCGGAGGCTTTCTTCAGTGATTTCTCACTGATGGGAGCATTGTCGCTGGCACGCAGCTTCCGGAAGTACTCCATGGCTTCGTCCTGGCGTTCGGCTTCACCGCCGGAGGAAATGTCGGCCCGCAGGTGGTCCTGGGTGTAGCCGAAAGCATCAACCAGGTCCTGCGCGTGTGGACGCAGACGGGCGAGCAAGCGGTTGATGTAGCCAGGAAGCGTCCGTGCACGCTGCATCGACAGGTGGCCGTTGGCCAGGAACCAGCCGAGGTCCTCTTCAATGAGCGTCAGCGTGAATACGTCGCGCAGCCAAGTCAGCACTTCTGCGGTGACTGGGTCCGAGATTTTCTCCAGCGCGGCGGTAAATGCTTCCCACCGCAAAAGTTGGCCGTGGTCGCGAGCCGCGGAAATCAGCAGCTCCTGGTTGTCGTTGAAGGCCTGGGCGGACTTGGCTGGATCCTTTCCGGCGGCGCGAAGCGCGTTGGCCACTTCTGCGACCTTGGCATTGATCCGGTCGGTGAGCAATGCACGCTGATTGGCTGAATCCTTGAAGAAGTTCGCGCTCTTGCGTTCATCCGAGATGTCAACCAATGCTTGGCCGACACTGCGCAGCCCCGAACGGTGCAAGGCGGTGTTTCCGACTTGCTTTGCTGCATACAGCGCCATGGCTCCGGTATCCAGCTTGCGGAATTCGGCAGCGTAGTCGGTGAGCAGGCGCTTTCCCACGAGCTGCAACAGCACATTGTTGTCGCCCTCGAAGGTGACGTAGACATCCAGATCTTGGTAGAGCTGGGTGAACCGGTTCTTGGCAATGAATCCGGAACCGCCGCAAGCTTCACGGCATTCCTGCAACGTATCCAAAGCATCCCACGTGCTCAATGGCTTCAAGGCGGCCGCCAGGGTTTCCAAATCCTGACGGTCGGCATCGCTGTCGGCGCGTCCTGAGAAAACGGCATCAAATTTATCGAGCAGCCCGTCATGGGCGAAGGAAGAAGCATAGGTGCGCGCCAGACGGGTAATCAGGCGACGCTGGTGACGCTGGTAATCCAGGAGAGTGGTTTCCTCGGTGTCCGAAGTCGAGTTGAACTGCCGGCGCTGGTTGCCATAGGTCACAGCAATCTGCAGGCCGATCTTCGAAGCGCTGGTCGCTGCACCATCCAGGGAAACTCGACCCTGCACCAACGTGCCGAGCATGGTGAAGAAGCGGCGGCCCGGCGAAGGGATAGGCGAGCTGTAGGAACCGTCAGCGGCGACATTGCCGTAGCGGTTGAGCAGGTTGGTGCGTGGAACGCGCACATTGGTGAAATGCAGTCGTCCGTTGTCGATGCCGTTCAGCCCGCCTTTGAGGCCATCGTCTCCGCCGCCGATGCCCGGCAGGAAGTTGCCCTGCTCATCGCGGATCGGTACGTAGAAGCAGTGGACGCCATGATTCACGCCCTTGGTGATGAGTTGCGCGAAAACGGTTGCCGCTTTGCCATGCAATGCGGCGTTGCCCAGGTACTCTTTCCAGGTTGCCTTAAACGGGGTGTGGACGATGAATTCTTCGGTTTCCTCGTCGTAGGTTGCGGTGGTGGCCACCGAAGCCACATCCGAGCCGTGGCCGATCTCGGTCATGGCGAAAGCACCTGGGGTTTTCAGGCTCATGGCATCTGGAAGCCACTTGGCGTGGTGCTCTTCGGTGCCCAGATGCAGAATGGCTCCGGCGAAGAGCCCCCATTGGACACCGGCCTTGATCTGGAGGGAAGGGTCGGCGGCAACTAGTTCCTCGAAAGAGGCGATGGACCCGCCGTGGTCGTCATAGCCACCGAATTTTGTCGGGAATGCCCGCTGAACGGCTTCCTCGTTAACCAGGAGGCCTAGCTGGCCCAAGACACGTTCGCGGTGCTCGTCCATGCCCAGCTGCGGATCACGCTGAAGCTCAGGTCGGGCGGCGCGAGCACGGGAGGCCTTGCGGATTTCGGCGTAAGGGCCGAGCAGCTGTTCGGCCAGATCGGTGACGTTGATGCGGTTCTCGCTCATGACGTGCCTTTCATTCTGTGTTGAGTCGGATGTTGATGCTTTGTTTCTCATGCGTTCTTCACGTCGGAAGTCGAGGCGATGCCGTAGGCCAACCAGTTGGTCAATTCCTGGGCCATGGTTTCGAGATTCGGCTTTGAGTCTGATTCCGGTTGGCGCAACCACTGTTCTCCTGCTGCTCGGACCATGCCAAGGGCAGCTCGTGGCCAGAACCCCAGGGCGGCAGTCGTGGCTTTTTGGTCATAGAGCTTCAGCAGCCGCACACTGATCAGTTCCGAGGCTTCATCGAAGAAATCGTTGAGTGCCCCAGCGGATTCGCCATCTGCCGAGCGTTGCGCGCCGGTGACGAAGTAGTAGAGGTTGGGGCTGTTGGTAGCCAGTTCAAGATAGGCCGTGACCATCGCGTGCAAGGAACTGAGTTCCTGGTCCTTGGCCAGCGCCGCGGCGATGACGCGGTCGCGGAAATCGTTGATGACTTTGGCGCTCAAAGCCTGGCGCAGCCCTTCTTTGTCTCCGAAGTACCGGTAATAGACGGGTTTGGATGTTTTCGCATGGCTGGCGATGTCTTCCATGGATACCTGAGGCCCCAGCTTGTGCACGGCCTTGCGTGCGAGCTTGAGCAGTTCCTCGTGGCGGGCGGTGCGATGCGCGTGCCAGCGCACGGCCCGGCCGTCAGTTTCACCATCTATTACTTCCGTGATCTTGTTCACGTTACTCACAGTATCATGTACTCTTGGTTACAGTAATAGGAGTCACAACAATCCATGCAGGAGTTTTTGAACATGACCCAGCAGTCCGTGCGCAATGCCGTGATTATCGGTGGCAATCGCATCCCCTTTGCTCGTTCCAACACCGCCTACGTCAACGCGTCGAACCAAGACATGTTCACCGCCGCACTTGAAGGTCTGGTCGCCCGCTTCGGATTGCAAGGCGAGCGCATGGGCGCTGTCAGCGGCGGCGCTGTGTTGAAGCATTCCAAGGATTTCAACCTCATTCGCGAATCAGTGCTCGGGTCCTCATTGGACCCGGCTACTCCCGCTTACGATGTGCAGATGGCCTGTGCCACCGGCATGGAAGCCATTGGCGCACTGGCCAATAAGATCAAGCTGGGTCAGTTGGAATCAGCCATTGGCGGCGGCGTTGATACAACTTCAGATGCGCCAATTGCTGTTTCAGAATCCCTGCGCGCAGTCCTGCTTGAACTTTCACGGGCACGCCGCACGAAGGATAAGCTGAAGGCGCTGGCTAAGATCCGCCCTGCGCACTTGGCCCCTTCGGCCCCTGGAACCGGCGAGCCGCGCACTGGATTGTCGATGGGGGACCATCAGGCCTTGACCACGAAGGCCTGGGCAATCACCCGGGAAGCGCAGGACGAACTGGCCCTGGCCAGCCACAAGAACCTTGCAGCGGCCTATGACCGTGGCTTCTTCAATGATCTTGTGACCCCTTTCAACGGCCTAGCCAAGGACAACAACCTGCGCGCCGATTCAACCCTTGAGAAGTTGGCCAAGCTGAAGCCAGCGTTCGGCAAGAACCTGGGCGAAGAGGCCACCATGACTGCCGGCAACTCGACCCCGCTGACCGATGGTGCCTCGGCGGTCCTTTTGGGCAGCGAAGATTATGCGCGCAGCCATGACCTTCCGATGCTCGCCAACTTTGTTGATTTCGAAGCCGCGGCGGTGGACTTTGTCCATGGCGCCGAAGGGCTGCTCATGGCACCGGCCTATGCCACGGCCCGGATGCTGCAACGGAATAACCTCACCTTGCAGGACTTCGATTTCTATGAGATCCATGAAGCCTTCGCTGGCACCGTGCTTTCAACGCTCAAGGCATGGGAAGACGAAGAATTCTGCCGTGGAAAGCTGGGACTCGACGCTCCGCTAGGAGCAATCGACCGGGCCAAGCTGAACGTCAACGGCTCCTCGCTGGCCGCCGGACACCCCTTCGCCGCCACCGGCGGACGCATCATCGCCAGCACGGCAAAGATGCTTCACGAGAAGGGCTCGGGCCGTGCGCTCATTTCCGTTTGCGCCGCAGGCGGACAGGGCGTTGTCGCAATCTTGGAGGCCCGTAGCTAATGGCTGATAAGTACATGGAGCTCGTGAACTCCGGAGCCACGAAAAAACTGGCTAAGCTCTTGGGCCTTCCTCGTCCGCCGCGCTTGCGGCGCTATGCGCCAGAAAGCCCATTGCTGCCAGGCCCATTGCTGGTGCTCGGAGCGTCGGCCCACGCACAAGAATTAAGCGACGTCCTGGTCTCTTGGGGGCTGGATGTTCGTCGTCACGACGCGGGAGGCGCGAAACTCGGCGGCATCCTCGTGCTGCTTGACGAGGTGGAGCATCCGCAGTCCCTGTCGCCCGTGATGCTCAGCGCCGGCCGTGCGCTTCGCCAGCTCTTGCCAGGCTCGCGGGTGGTTTCCATGTCGCGTCCGGCCACGGCTCAAGATGCTCCGGCCACCGCCGCCGTGCGACAGGGCATCGATGGGGCCATCCGTTCGCTCGGGCGCGAAATGCGCGGTGGCTCCACCGCAAATGGCATCGTGCTTGAAGAATCCACTACGCCAGTCAGTCCTAGTGCGTTGGCCGCGTTGCACTTCTTCTTCTCGGGGCGCAGCGCTTATATCGATGGCCAGTTCCTGACAGTGCGTACCGGGGACGGGACACTGCCGGCAGACTTCGCACTGCCACTGGCAGGGAAAGTCGCCGTGGTCACCGGAGCGGCGCGCGGAATCGGCGCGGCAATCGCCCGCACCCTGGCCCGTGATGGCGCCCAGGTTGTGGTTGTGGACATGCCGCAGGCCGGCGACTCGCTGGCCAAGGTCGCGAATACCATCGGCGCCACCACCCTTCAACTGGATGTCACCGCGCCAGATGCGGCGCAACAGATCATGGAACACGCGCTCGGGCGTCATGGTTCGCTGGACATCGTGGTTCATAACGCCGGCATCACCCGGGACAAATTGCTGGCCAATATGGACGCTGGGCGCTGGGACTCGGTGATCGCCGTGAACATCGCCTCGCAATTGCGCATGAATGAAGCGTTCTTGGCAGCAAAGCTGCCTAACTTGCGCATTGTCTCGCTGGCATCCACCTCGGGCATCGCAGGCAACCGGGGACAGACAAACTATGCCGCGTCCAAGGGCGGCGTCATCGGAATGGTGCGCTCCAGCGCCAAGCTGTTCGCGGAACAAGGCGGGTCCATTGCCGCGGTCGCACCAGGATTCATCGAAACCGAGATGACGGCCAAGATTCCATTGGGCACCCGTACGGTGGCACGCATGCTCCTTCCCTCGCTGATGCAGGGAGGCCTGCCGGAAGACGTGGCCGAAGCAATTAGCTTCCTCGGTTCAGATGCAGCGGCAGGCCTGAATGGGCAGGTGCTTCGAGTGTGTGGCCAGTCGCTGGTTGGTGCATAAGTGGGCGCCCTGATCGTTTCCGAAATCCCTTCAATGGCCTCGGTGTACGCCAAGGCGGCCAAAACGCTGGGACGCAAGCCTAAGAACCCGGTACTTCCACAGACTGTGTTGGTATTCCAAGGCGCGCAGGCGCAGCGGGGGAAGCTCAACGAGTTCCGAAAGGCCGTAGGGGCGCCGATGAACGCGGTGTTGCCTAGCCTTTATGTGCACTCCTTGGCCTTCCCGCTGGCCATGTCCTTGATGCTTCGCGATGATTTCCCGCTGCCGCTATTGGGCATGATCCATTTGGGCAACCATGTCGATGTGGCTCAGCCTCTTGGCGAGGACGAGGTCTTCGATATAGAGGTCCACAGCGAGAATCTGAATTCACACGCAAAAGGCGCCACCTGCGATCTGGTGATCCGGATTGTCGCCGACGGCCACGACCGCATGATCTTGCGCAGCACATTCCTGGCCAAGGGCGTGAAGTTCCCGGGCGAAGAGCCAGTCCGAAGTGAACGAAGAGTCTTCGACGCTCCGGTTCGCACCGCCCACTGGAAACTTGATGCAGGCACCGGTCGTCGATGGGCGAACGTTGCAGGGGACTACAACCCGATCCATTTGTCGGGCCTGAGTGCCAAGGCCCTTGGAATGCCTGCCGCGATTGCCCACGGCATTTACCTGGCAGCGCGTGCCTTGGCCGGTATCGAGCCCGCGCAGCACAGCTACTCGTGGACTGTCGAATTCAAGACGCCGGTGGTTTTGCCGGCTGCCGTTGACTTGGCCTTCGAGCCAACCGCGGATGGTTTCCTCGTTAACGCGTGGCATGCGCGCAAGGGCAAGCCGCACTTCGAATTGGTGCTCAATCGCACCGGTTAGTAGCGTAATGAGTTCTGGTCTTCAATCAGCGATGGTTGAAGGCCAGAACTTTCTAATCAGAGCTGGAGCTGCGACTGGGCCATCCGGTAGCTGGCGAGAGTGGCCACCGCAGCGCGCTCCCAGGTGAACAGCCCAGAATGCTCCAAGGCTCCATGGCCTGCGGCTGTCACCTCATCAGGATTTTGGGCCAGCTCGACAAGTCTGCGAGCCCACAGGGAAGCATCCGGTTCCGGCATCAGCCACCCGGATCGTCGGTCATTCACGGCGTAGGCAAGCCCTCCGACTGCATTTGCCATCACTGGTGTACCGCACGCCTGGGCCTCTGCGGCCACCAAGCCGAAAGTCTCGGACAAAGAAGGAACAGCGACTATGTCGGCGTTGGCAAAGACCAGCGCTAGTTTGGCCGGTTCCAAGGGATCGTAGAAGCGGACGACGTCGCTCAGATCCTGCCTCTTGGCGAGGGATTCCAAGTCGTAGTCGGCAGATCCCGACATCGCGCCGAATAACGAAGCGGTAATGCGCAACTCCGGATGGCTGCGCCGGGCGATCCCCATTGCTTCAAGCAGCAAGTGGGCTCCCTTGAGCGGCTGCAAGCGACCTGCATAGACCAGATGCAGATCATCCTCGCCCAGGGGCCTGCGCAATTTGTCCTGGTCCGGGTGGAAAATCCGGTGATTCACCCCTGGCAGCACGACATCTAATTTGCTGGATTCCACGTCGTAAAAGCGTGCCAATTGCTTGGCTTCAACGGGAGTATTGGCGATGATGCGTGCGCATTCAGCAAGCAGCAGCTTCTCGGCTTCTTTGCGATTTCCCGGCTCGGCAATACCCGATTCATGCTCCTTGGCAGCGGCCGAGGTATGCATCGAAACCAACAGGGGCGCGGACCATTGCTCAGCGAGCTGGAGTCCGACCATTCCCGACAGCCAATAATGAGCGTGAACGATATCGAACTTCAGTCCCTGCGAATGTGCGGAGACTTCTTGCACAGCAGGGGCGATGATCTCCGGGAGCTCTTCCTTCGACAGAGTTTGCTCAGCCGCTACCTGGACCTCGTGCATCCACACGCCTTCACCAACCTGAAGAGACCGTGATTCCGAAGCGGTCCGCGTGATCATGTGCACTTCGTGGCCTAAAGCCCCCAATGCGAAGGAGAGGTTCTGAATGTACACGTTCATGCCGCCGGCGTCGCCTGAGCCTGGTTGCTGCATCGGTGAAGTATGCAGGGAAAGCATGGCAATGCGCATGTGATTGGCTCCAGGAAAAGTCGGGGGAGACGGGATACTCGGCGTGGCTATCCAGAATTGATGCTATCAAGAAGCTAGCCCTAGCATCGTGGAATTTGCAGCCGTCCACCGCTCAACCATCGTTGCTCCGCCATGAGCGTCGTTTTCGCAAATCTGCAGCTCCGATCCCGGCCAAGCCCGATGCAGTTTCCACGCGGTGGCCACCGGGCTTGAAACATCATGTCGCCCATGGATGAAGATGGCCGGCAGGTGCTTCACGCGGTCGATCTGTTGCAGGATCGGCGGTTGGCAAAAGCCGTCGTTAGACCAGAAGTGCGTCGTGAGCCGGGTCATCGAATGCCGGAAATCCTGGTCACTCCATCGTGGATCGCGAGTCACTGACCCGCTGCCAAGGGAAATATGGGTATCTTCCCAGAGTGCCCACTCCAAGGATGCGGCATCTCGAAGAACAGAGTCTGAATTCGCCAGTAACCGCGCATAGGAATCGATCAGGCTTTTTGAGCCTGATTCGTATTCCGGATCGTAGTCGCGGGCAAATTTCTCAAGGCGTTCCCAGGCCTCGGGAAAAATTGAGCCGACGGTTTCGGTGATCCATTGGACTTCGTCCCTGCTGGTGGTAGTCACGGCGAAGAGCACTTGGCCGTGAACCCGTTCTGGGTGCGCTTGGGCATAAGCCAACGCCAGAGTTGAGCCCCATGACACCCCGTTCAGGATCCATTTGTCGATGCCGCGGGCGATGCGCAGGGCTTTAATGTCTTGGATCATTTTCTGCATTGTGAAGTGATCTGAGGGAACTGCGAGGTCGGCTGCTGTTGGTGTCGAGCGTCCGCAACCTCGTTGTTCAAACCCGATCAGCCTGGTTCGGGGCAGATCCCAGCGCTGGCGATACCCGGAGTTCCCCAGAGTCCCACCCGGTCCGCCGTGTAAATGCAAGGCTGGAATACCCTCGGGAGAGCCAAATTCTTCCCAATACAATCTGCTGCCGTCGCCCACTGGGAGAAAGCCGTGCTCGCGAGGATTATTGAAATGAACCGAGGAATCCATATCTGAACTTTATGCGAGGCACAGGCAATTGGCAGTGTTTTCGAGTGGCACATAAAAAGAAATTCCCGGTTGACCAAAGTCAACCGGGAATTTCACCTGTGCGCGAAAGGGGACTTGAACCCCTACCCTCTTATCGAGGACTAGCACCTCAAGCTAGCGCGTCTACCTATTCCGCCACCCGCGCAGGTTACTCGTTGTTCGCGTTGTTATCGCTGGCAACGAAGTAAAACTTTACCATCCCTTTCGAGTGAATTCCAATCGGGCGGCTCTGGGGCGGAGCGGCCCAAGATTCCCGGAAATTCGGGGGAAAATCGCGTTTGAGTAGTAATTTAACGAGTAAATTTCGTCATTCAGTGGCAAGGGTCACATGAATTATCTACGATTTGCCTAGTGAAGGGTTAGATTCGTGTGTTCAACATGCGGGATCCTTGGTAATCCTCTGAACCAGATCCTCTGCCCCGAGTACCTCGTTAAAGATTTCTCCCAAGGGTTCCAAACTCCGCCCTTGTGCCAAATCGGCAAGTTGGACCGGAGCGAAACCTAGCTGTCTAATCAAGGTCGCCACGACTGCAGCATCGCGGGGATTGTCTGACGCGATCGCCAGGGCACGCTGGGCTTCGGTCTTGGTCGCGCGATCCGCATCGAGATCCCAATGGCTGATGTGATTCAAGGCTTTAACCACGCGCGTCTGGCTGAAATGCTCAGCGATAGCTTCCGAACTGGAAAGGCCGCGGTCCAACGAGTCCTGGAACCAGGGAGGAAGGGGTTCGTCCTCCCAGCGATTTGTCGCGTCAATTAGCAGAACGTCTGCCAAGGAACCCGTATCGACGTCATCCAAGTCCTCTTGTGGAACCATGAGGGCCACGAGCTCGACATCTTCGGCGATATCACCAGCATTCACCGCGAGCGCGTGTGGCGCGTACTGCAT
This window contains:
- a CDS encoding acetyl-CoA C-acetyltransferase, with the translated sequence MTQQSVRNAVIIGGNRIPFARSNTAYVNASNQDMFTAALEGLVARFGLQGERMGAVSGGAVLKHSKDFNLIRESVLGSSLDPATPAYDVQMACATGMEAIGALANKIKLGQLESAIGGGVDTTSDAPIAVSESLRAVLLELSRARRTKDKLKALAKIRPAHLAPSAPGTGEPRTGLSMGDHQALTTKAWAITREAQDELALASHKNLAAAYDRGFFNDLVTPFNGLAKDNNLRADSTLEKLAKLKPAFGKNLGEEATMTAGNSTPLTDGASAVLLGSEDYARSHDLPMLANFVDFEAAAVDFVHGAEGLLMAPAYATARMLQRNNLTLQDFDFYEIHEAFAGTVLSTLKAWEDEEFCRGKLGLDAPLGAIDRAKLNVNGSSLAAGHPFAATGGRIIASTAKMLHEKGSGRALISVCAAGGQGVVAILEARS
- a CDS encoding TetR/AcrR family transcriptional regulator, which produces MNKITEVIDGETDGRAVRWHAHRTARHEELLKLARKAVHKLGPQVSMEDIASHAKTSKPVYYRYFGDKEGLRQALSAKVINDFRDRVIAAALAKDQELSSLHAMVTAYLELATNSPNLYYFVTGAQRSADGESAGALNDFFDEASELISVRLLKLYDQKATTAALGFWPRAALGMVRAAGEQWLRQPESDSKPNLETMAQELTNWLAYGIASTSDVKNA
- a CDS encoding 3-oxoacyl-ACP reductase, with the protein product MADKYMELVNSGATKKLAKLLGLPRPPRLRRYAPESPLLPGPLLVLGASAHAQELSDVLVSWGLDVRRHDAGGAKLGGILVLLDEVEHPQSLSPVMLSAGRALRQLLPGSRVVSMSRPATAQDAPATAAVRQGIDGAIRSLGREMRGGSTANGIVLEESTTPVSPSALAALHFFFSGRSAYIDGQFLTVRTGDGTLPADFALPLAGKVAVVTGAARGIGAAIARTLARDGAQVVVVDMPQAGDSLAKVANTIGATTLQLDVTAPDAAQQIMEHALGRHGSLDIVVHNAGITRDKLLANMDAGRWDSVIAVNIASQLRMNEAFLAAKLPNLRIVSLASTSGIAGNRGQTNYAASKGGVIGMVRSSAKLFAEQGGSIAAVAPGFIETEMTAKIPLGTRTVARMLLPSLMQGGLPEDVAEAISFLGSDAAAGLNGQVLRVCGQSLVGA
- a CDS encoding MaoC/PaaZ C-terminal domain-containing protein; translation: MGALIVSEIPSMASVYAKAAKTLGRKPKNPVLPQTVLVFQGAQAQRGKLNEFRKAVGAPMNAVLPSLYVHSLAFPLAMSLMLRDDFPLPLLGMIHLGNHVDVAQPLGEDEVFDIEVHSENLNSHAKGATCDLVIRIVADGHDRMILRSTFLAKGVKFPGEEPVRSERRVFDAPVRTAHWKLDAGTGRRWANVAGDYNPIHLSGLSAKALGMPAAIAHGIYLAARALAGIEPAQHSYSWTVEFKTPVVLPAAVDLAFEPTADGFLVNAWHARKGKPHFELVLNRTG
- a CDS encoding glycosyltransferase produces the protein MQQPGSGDAGGMNVYIQNLSFALGALGHEVHMITRTASESRSLQVGEGVWMHEVQVAAEQTLSKEELPEIIAPAVQEVSAHSQGLKFDIVHAHYWLSGMVGLQLAEQWSAPLLVSMHTSAAAKEHESGIAEPGNRKEAEKLLLAECARIIANTPVEAKQLARFYDVESSKLDVVLPGVNHRIFHPDQDKLRRPLGEDDLHLVYAGRLQPLKGAHLLLEAMGIARRSHPELRITASLFGAMSGSADYDLESLAKRQDLSDVVRFYDPLEPAKLALVFANADIVAVPSLSETFGLVAAEAQACGTPVMANAVGGLAYAVNDRRSGWLMPEPDASLWARRLVELAQNPDEVTAAGHGALEHSGLFTWERAAVATLASYRMAQSQLQL